The genomic stretch AAATTTTCCAAAATTGCATTCTCATGAGATATCAGTTTAAACAATTCTATACAAATAAGTAAAGTTATTAGTAAAAATCTTTCACAATTTACATAAAACAAGCAAAGATATCAACAATGTCAAGCATATCACCATTTCAGGCTCTATGATTCCTGGGTTACCGGTCGCGCATACATATTTTGAACTCTTGCAGATTTTATCTCGGCTCATTTACTTGGTCACATTGTTACTATTTTAGTTCACTAACTCGACCATGTATTTGACCACATTGTCACTATCTCGGTCATTCTCCGACTATGTCGGCACACAACCTCTCATCAGATCCAATATCTCAATTATAACTCCCTCAAACAAGAACTCTTTTCTCTATAAAGAGTGAAATGGCCTCATTAaaaaaaggacttagatttagaACTAGCTGTTAAATTTTTTGACCCACTACATGTTTAAATAAGCCTACttgtttaaatttttttgacGAACTACATGCCTAAACAATAAGTTAACGAATCATACTTTTCATTCAAATCTGTTATTTTGGGGGAAAGTTAACATCAACTCTGTTATGGAAAAAGGAAAATTCTCTGCAAAGAGATTTACCTTGATCATTTTATTCTCATCTCTCTAGAAACTCAGAATCTGTGGCTTCAGAATCGGTAGCTGAGTTCCTAACAGATCCTACCATTCCTTCTGATCAGTCATCACTTTTAACACAAAATCCTTGGTTAAGATAACCCAAGTCCATGTTAGACATATACAAAGCATAGCAGTCACGGTTTACGATTCGATACAAATAGATGTGTAACCTGATATAGTTCAATGAGAGTTATACACACTTAACAAAGGGTAAACCCAATAAAGTAGGCTTTGGATCAGAATGAAAACATAGTTGAAATACCTATATCCCAATAGAGAGATTGATACTTTTAGTAACGATATTTGGTGGAGTAATCTTTGGGGGCAATGACAAGTCCACGACCTTTCCTCGCACCTCTATAAACCGTCTCAATAATATCAATGAACTCCTGTTTATCCTTCATAGCCCAATTGATCTTGTTGTTGTTTCCGGTGCCAAGATCGATCATGATGTGCTTGTTTCTAAAAAAGAACATGACCGTGGAAGGGTCATACAGCTCATACATAGTGTTAAAATCAGGCACCTCTGTGATATCGACAAGATATATCACAGCAAAGTTTTTTATCGTCTCTGCAACTGACGACAGCACTTCATCCATCTTCACACATAacaaacagaaaaaaaaaaatcaaactgCAGAACTAACCTAGTTAATGCAAATTTAGTTAACTTAACATAACTGGTATAAATTTAAAATCAAGAATTTGCACATGATGAT from Lathyrus oleraceus cultivar Zhongwan6 chromosome 7, CAAS_Psat_ZW6_1.0, whole genome shotgun sequence encodes the following:
- the LOC127100500 gene encoding thioredoxin-like protein YLS8; amino-acid sequence: MSYMLPHLHSGWAVDQAILAEEERLVVIRFGHDWDETCMQMDEVLSSVAETIKNFAVIYLVDITEVPDFNTMYELYDPSTVMFFFRNKHIMIDLGTGNNNKINWAMKDKQEFIDIIETVYRGARKGRGLVIAPKDYSTKYRY